In Akkermansia muciniphila, one DNA window encodes the following:
- the bioD gene encoding dethiobiotin synthase, with product MRNFIVTGTDTEVGKTYVSCLIVKSLREAGINAAGFKPVACGDRQDARLLREAGPKGLTLNELNPVFLRNATCPYVAARLENTQVDEEVIRNAYDALSAAHECVLVEGVGGWEVPIGPGRNFSDMAADFKLPVLLVIGNKLGAINHALLTLNAIKRRGLECLGIVFNNVKEEWDTACVTNRSMVEEFSDAPILGELIHGQDYMDMEPLLKRLL from the coding sequence ATGAGGAATTTCATTGTTACCGGTACCGATACGGAAGTCGGGAAAACTTATGTGAGCTGCCTGATCGTCAAATCTTTAAGAGAGGCGGGCATTAATGCCGCCGGGTTCAAGCCCGTGGCCTGCGGAGACAGGCAGGATGCCCGCCTTCTGCGTGAAGCCGGGCCAAAGGGGCTGACGCTGAATGAACTGAATCCCGTTTTTTTGAGGAATGCCACATGTCCCTATGTAGCCGCACGGCTGGAGAATACGCAGGTGGATGAAGAGGTTATCCGGAACGCTTATGACGCGCTGTCCGCCGCACATGAATGCGTGCTGGTGGAAGGGGTGGGGGGCTGGGAAGTACCCATTGGCCCCGGACGGAATTTCAGCGACATGGCTGCGGATTTCAAGCTGCCTGTTCTTCTGGTGATAGGCAACAAGCTGGGGGCCATCAACCATGCCCTGCTGACGCTGAATGCGATCAAGAGACGCGGCTTGGAATGCCTGGGCATCGTGTTTAATAATGTGAAAGAGGAATGGGATACTGCCTGCGTGACGAACAGGAGCATGGTAGAGGAGTTTTCCGATGCGCCCATTCTCGGCGAACTGATTCATGGGCAGGATTACATGGATATGGAACCCCTGCTGAAACGTTTGCTCTGA
- a CDS encoding M23 family metallopeptidase: protein MSYFRFLLLALVFLTGSALISESAPVYMARRDSKFALVPLCDGFDFPVGKPDGNGYYRSRGLRLKSPRHMGEDWNGNKGGNSDLGDPVYSVGHGVVTYAADARGAWGKVVIVRHAFREPKSGKVLCCQTLYSHLNDINVVLGQLVLRGTQVGTIGTNRGMYPAHLHVELHYNPDVNCGHQGIPKTERNYGRLTDFITRFRRLPLEKRMVRVPIGGFLPYKGTEGL, encoded by the coding sequence ATGTCCTATTTCCGTTTTTTACTGCTGGCGCTGGTTTTTCTGACCGGTTCCGCGTTGATCAGCGAGAGCGCTCCCGTTTACATGGCCCGGCGGGACAGCAAGTTTGCGCTTGTTCCTCTTTGTGACGGTTTTGATTTTCCGGTAGGGAAGCCTGACGGCAACGGCTATTACCGGTCCCGCGGTTTGCGCCTGAAAAGTCCCCGTCACATGGGCGAGGATTGGAACGGCAATAAAGGAGGCAATTCCGATCTGGGCGATCCCGTTTATTCCGTAGGCCACGGGGTGGTAACTTATGCGGCGGATGCCCGGGGCGCGTGGGGAAAGGTGGTGATTGTGCGCCATGCTTTCCGTGAACCCAAGTCCGGAAAGGTTCTTTGCTGCCAGACGCTTTATTCCCATTTGAACGATATTAACGTTGTGCTGGGACAGTTGGTGCTGCGCGGCACCCAGGTAGGCACTATCGGCACGAACCGCGGCATGTATCCTGCCCATCTTCATGTTGAGCTGCATTACAACCCGGATGTGAATTGCGGCCATCAGGGGATTCCCAAGACGGAGCGCAATTACGGCCGCCTGACGGATTTTATTACCCGCTTCCGTCGCCTGCCTCTGGAGAAAAGGATGGTGCGCGTCCCCATCGGCGGGTTTCTGCCTTACAAGGGAACGGAAGGACTCTGA
- the panC gene encoding pantoate--beta-alanine ligase, translated as MQTFSTKAQLRAALLKHHRKHDHVVLVPTMGALHAGHRALLEQARKLAGEDGVVVASIFVNPIQFNNSSDLQTYPRTPEKDLEVCEGAGVDYVFSPASEEMYAGERSISVEEGFLSATLCGASRPGHFSGVCTVLAKLFNLVQPTDAIFGKKDYQQLAIIRRMVRDLDFPVRIHGAEIVRHSNGLAYSSRNARLTPEQKEQAVVIRQAMLQARDEFQAGGDVSKVKEHAAAMIEGVPGTSIDYLEIVDAETMQPLAVNRKPALMAAAVYFGDVRLIDNIEL; from the coding sequence ATGCAAACATTTTCCACCAAGGCCCAGTTGAGAGCTGCCCTCCTCAAGCATCACCGCAAGCATGACCATGTGGTTCTCGTCCCTACAATGGGGGCTCTCCACGCCGGACACCGCGCTCTGCTGGAACAGGCGCGCAAACTGGCCGGGGAGGATGGCGTAGTGGTTGCCAGTATTTTCGTCAATCCTATCCAGTTCAACAATTCCTCCGACCTCCAGACTTATCCCCGGACTCCTGAAAAGGATTTGGAGGTGTGCGAAGGAGCAGGCGTGGATTATGTGTTTTCCCCTGCTTCTGAAGAAATGTATGCCGGAGAACGCAGCATTTCCGTGGAAGAAGGCTTTTTGTCCGCAACATTGTGCGGCGCGTCCCGCCCGGGGCATTTTTCCGGCGTCTGCACGGTGCTTGCCAAGCTGTTTAACCTGGTGCAGCCCACGGACGCCATTTTCGGCAAGAAGGATTACCAGCAGCTTGCGATTATCCGCCGCATGGTGCGCGACCTGGATTTTCCGGTGCGCATTCACGGGGCGGAGATTGTAAGGCACAGTAACGGGCTGGCTTATTCCTCCCGGAATGCCCGTCTGACGCCGGAGCAGAAGGAACAGGCCGTGGTAATACGGCAGGCCATGCTTCAGGCCCGGGACGAGTTCCAGGCCGGAGGGGACGTCTCCAAAGTGAAGGAGCATGCCGCCGCCATGATTGAAGGGGTGCCCGGCACGAGCATCGATTATCTGGAGATTGTGGATGCGGAGACCATGCAGCCGCTGGCAGTGAACCGGAAGCCGGCCCTGATGGCCGCAGCCGTCTATTTCGGAGACGTGCGTCTTATTGACAACATAGAACTTTAA
- a CDS encoding alkaline phosphatase family protein translates to MKHPRTRVAVIDVVALSLQMMEHMPRFSAWAGERSVSSFPPAFPALTCSAQSTYVTGLSPREHAIPGNGWYNRNMCEIQFWKQSNKLVQGPRLWEKLRERYGSGFTCAKLFWWYNMYSTADWTITPRPMYPADGRKIFDIYTQPMELRETIKKDLGEFPFPTFWGPMAGIRSSQWIADSARWIERKHRPDLSLIYLPYLDYDLQKFGPSSTQAAHAAEAMDGLLCDLIDFLEREGVTPLVLSEYGISDVSRSIALNRIFRERGWITVKPEMGTEMLDCGASRAFAVADHQTAHIYINDPSVKEEVKALLSATPGVEEIRETDFSGLSFTALERLPEFTAVAAPDAWFTYYYWLDDTKAPDFARCVDIHRKPGYDPAEMFFDPDLAFPMFHAAAFLLKKKLGFRALMKVIPLNGDQVKGSHGRDRVPANQQPVFIGPASLPKIHAAEDVHQAILSVFEKE, encoded by the coding sequence ATGAAACACCCTCGCACCCGTGTGGCCGTCATTGACGTGGTGGCCCTTTCCCTCCAGATGATGGAACACATGCCGCGGTTCTCCGCCTGGGCGGGGGAGCGGAGCGTTTCCTCCTTCCCTCCGGCCTTTCCGGCCCTCACCTGTTCCGCCCAGAGCACCTACGTGACAGGGCTTTCCCCGCGGGAGCACGCCATTCCCGGCAACGGATGGTACAACCGGAACATGTGTGAAATCCAATTCTGGAAGCAGTCCAACAAGCTGGTGCAGGGCCCGCGCCTCTGGGAGAAACTGCGTGAACGGTACGGCTCCGGCTTCACCTGCGCCAAACTTTTCTGGTGGTACAATATGTATTCCACGGCGGACTGGACCATCACGCCGCGCCCCATGTACCCGGCGGACGGCCGCAAAATCTTCGACATTTACACCCAGCCCATGGAACTCCGGGAAACCATTAAAAAGGACCTGGGAGAATTCCCCTTCCCCACCTTCTGGGGCCCCATGGCAGGGATCCGGTCCTCCCAATGGATAGCGGACTCCGCCCGGTGGATAGAACGGAAACACCGCCCTGACCTCAGCCTCATCTATCTGCCCTATCTGGACTATGACCTTCAGAAATTCGGTCCATCCTCAACTCAGGCGGCCCATGCGGCGGAGGCTATGGACGGTCTTCTCTGCGACTTGATCGACTTTCTGGAACGGGAAGGCGTCACCCCCCTCGTCCTCAGTGAATACGGCATTTCCGACGTATCCCGCAGCATTGCCCTCAACCGCATCTTCCGGGAACGGGGCTGGATCACCGTCAAACCGGAAATGGGTACGGAAATGCTGGACTGCGGCGCCTCCCGCGCCTTTGCCGTGGCGGATCACCAGACTGCCCATATCTACATCAATGATCCTTCCGTAAAAGAAGAAGTGAAAGCGCTGCTCTCCGCTACCCCCGGAGTGGAAGAAATCAGGGAAACGGACTTCTCCGGCCTTTCTTTCACGGCTCTGGAACGCCTGCCGGAATTCACCGCCGTCGCGGCCCCGGACGCATGGTTCACCTACTATTACTGGCTGGATGACACCAAGGCGCCGGACTTCGCCCGCTGCGTGGACATCCACCGCAAACCCGGCTATGACCCCGCGGAAATGTTCTTTGATCCGGACCTTGCCTTCCCCATGTTCCATGCCGCCGCCTTTCTGCTGAAAAAAAAGCTGGGGTTCCGCGCCCTGATGAAAGTTATCCCCCTCAACGGAGACCAGGTGAAAGGCTCCCATGGCAGAGACCGGGTGCCTGCAAACCAGCAGCCCGTGTTCATCGGCCCGGCCTCCCTGCCGAAAATTCATGCCGCTGAGGATGTCCATCAAGCCATCCTCTCCGTCTTTGAAAAAGAATAA
- the cdaA gene encoding diadenylate cyclase CdaA, with protein MWDWIVIKDTLRAIVEIFILWVFLYQIYRAFHATRGARIMVGLFACFLALVVLAFFFQLNVISWILTRIFAPGLALALVVIFQPELRVGLAKLGSHPFFSSFAKLQRVDFLDNFCKAVSKLSNQRFGALFAFERSISMKPIEDSGVKLDAIFSPELALTIFHTKTALHDGGVVIFGDRISAAACVFPVSQKEMSDRTLGLRHRAGVGMSEESDCVVVVVSEETGAIALAVGGKLERNLTPEQLKGRLEELLNISSSNEKTAIA; from the coding sequence ATGTGGGACTGGATTGTGATCAAGGATACGCTCCGGGCGATCGTTGAAATTTTCATCCTGTGGGTGTTCCTATACCAGATTTACCGCGCTTTCCACGCAACGCGCGGCGCGCGCATTATGGTGGGGCTGTTCGCCTGCTTTCTGGCCCTGGTGGTGCTGGCCTTTTTCTTTCAGCTCAATGTTATTTCATGGATACTGACGCGCATTTTCGCCCCCGGTCTGGCGCTGGCTTTGGTGGTGATTTTCCAGCCGGAGCTGCGCGTAGGGCTGGCAAAGCTGGGAAGCCACCCGTTTTTCTCTTCCTTCGCCAAGCTTCAGCGGGTAGATTTCCTGGATAATTTCTGCAAGGCGGTAAGCAAGCTTTCCAACCAGCGGTTCGGCGCCCTGTTCGCTTTTGAGCGGAGCATCAGCATGAAGCCTATTGAGGATTCCGGCGTGAAGCTGGACGCCATTTTTTCTCCGGAGCTGGCCCTGACGATTTTCCATACCAAGACGGCCCTTCACGACGGAGGCGTGGTAATTTTCGGCGACCGCATTTCCGCTGCTGCCTGCGTGTTCCCGGTTTCCCAGAAGGAAATGAGCGACCGCACCCTGGGGCTGCGCCACCGCGCGGGCGTGGGCATGTCTGAGGAGAGCGACTGCGTGGTGGTGGTGGTGTCCGAGGAAACGGGGGCTATCGCCCTGGCCGTAGGCGGGAAACTGGAACGCAACCTGACTCCGGAACAGTTGAAGGGGCGTCTTGAGGAACTGCTGAATATTTCTTCTTCCAATGAAAAAACTGCTATTGCTTAA
- a CDS encoding type II secretion system protein translates to MKVSFATRQLRRGFTLIELLVVIAIIALLASVAYGPILNQINKGDQMQALTNMKNVGVAMNEFKANSKLGNFPDDITADRVVAQHNYMSGLGALQGDTSNDYFRQLLGNESVSESNFYAKVQTPSGGSTVTPNGEIYDGQALTPGEVGISYVMRKGDNNKKVGIGSSVGEYPLMVTSVLPGEDGSTVVAGNAVRFDPESFRGKVLIFTTAQSAKTLELDDNDNLQDTFIPKRRGKDISDQFLILTPDFSGQE, encoded by the coding sequence ATGAAAGTATCTTTTGCAACACGCCAGTTACGCAGGGGGTTTACCCTGATTGAACTTTTGGTTGTCATTGCCATTATCGCCCTGCTGGCTTCCGTGGCATATGGTCCTATTCTGAATCAGATCAACAAAGGCGACCAGATGCAGGCCCTGACCAACATGAAGAACGTGGGTGTGGCGATGAACGAGTTCAAGGCCAACAGCAAACTGGGCAATTTCCCCGATGACATCACTGCCGACCGCGTTGTGGCCCAGCATAATTACATGAGCGGCCTGGGCGCGCTTCAGGGCGATACTTCCAATGACTATTTCCGCCAGCTTCTGGGCAATGAGTCTGTTTCCGAAAGCAACTTCTACGCCAAGGTTCAGACTCCTTCCGGCGGTTCCACCGTTACTCCCAACGGCGAAATTTACGACGGACAGGCCCTGACCCCCGGTGAAGTGGGCATTTCCTATGTCATGCGCAAGGGCGACAATAACAAGAAGGTAGGTATTGGAAGTTCCGTAGGGGAATATCCCCTGATGGTCACTTCCGTGCTTCCCGGTGAAGACGGCAGCACCGTTGTGGCCGGCAATGCCGTGCGTTTCGACCCGGAAAGCTTCCGTGGCAAGGTTCTGATTTTCACGACTGCCCAGAGCGCCAAGACTCTGGAACTGGACGACAACGACAACCTTCAGGATACCTTCATTCCCAAGAGAAGGGGCAAGGACATCAGCGACCAGTTCCTGATCCTCACGCCCGATTTCAGCGGCCAGGAATAA
- a CDS encoding OmpH family outer membrane protein, which produces MALSATANAELKVATVDVQKLFADYYKTHEAQAEVDKAAQTVQETNNTRAETIKKMEADFNDMVKRLQDPMLNEKDKKELEQKAQIKRQEVIALEQERRGFVERQLKSLQEQMKVRSAKIMGEITKITEGIATQGNYDLVLDKSAQALRSNQVFVYTKPGMDITPAVMKELNKDAPKGFDPTKKKTPAAPAAPAAPAN; this is translated from the coding sequence ATGGCATTAAGCGCCACGGCCAACGCTGAACTGAAGGTAGCGACGGTGGATGTGCAGAAACTCTTCGCTGACTACTACAAGACCCATGAAGCCCAGGCGGAAGTAGACAAGGCTGCCCAGACGGTGCAGGAAACCAACAATACCCGCGCGGAAACCATCAAGAAAATGGAAGCGGACTTCAATGATATGGTCAAAAGGCTCCAAGATCCCATGCTGAATGAAAAGGACAAAAAGGAGCTGGAACAAAAAGCCCAGATCAAGCGCCAGGAAGTCATTGCGCTGGAACAGGAACGCCGCGGATTTGTGGAACGCCAGCTTAAATCCCTTCAGGAACAAATGAAAGTGCGTTCCGCCAAAATCATGGGGGAAATCACAAAAATCACGGAAGGCATCGCCACCCAGGGCAACTATGACCTCGTTCTGGACAAAAGCGCCCAGGCCCTCCGGTCCAACCAGGTATTCGTTTACACGAAGCCCGGCATGGACATTACCCCTGCGGTGATGAAAGAACTCAACAAGGACGCCCCCAAAGGGTTTGACCCCACCAAGAAAAAGACCCCGGCCGCTCCCGCCGCTCCCGCGGCCCCGGCCAACTAA
- the truA gene encoding tRNA pseudouridine(38-40) synthase TruA, whose product MPRIRFIAAYDGRPYLGWQSQPGGRTVQDVLERAFSGLFGTSCRIHGSGRTDAGVHALGQVFHADAPDTHRIPADKWPAALNTRLPRTIRITHAEYVPPGFHARFSATGKTYRYCISRAPILNPFDAGLAWHRPLAWSVDILEQAVHLFRGTHNFTAFAALRGNEPRPIPEDYFRRTIMQAQVEQAGEHVFITFTGTGFLYKMVRLMTGAAHEAARGKITLDELARLINVPLPDDKSPFCAPPDGLTLMQVHYPEETFGDKKK is encoded by the coding sequence ATGCCCCGCATTCGTTTCATTGCCGCATATGACGGACGCCCCTACCTGGGCTGGCAAAGCCAGCCGGGAGGCCGGACCGTCCAGGACGTGCTGGAACGAGCCTTTTCCGGGCTCTTTGGGACCTCCTGCCGCATCCACGGTTCCGGCAGGACAGACGCCGGCGTTCATGCGCTGGGCCAGGTTTTTCATGCAGACGCTCCGGATACCCACCGCATTCCTGCAGACAAATGGCCTGCTGCGCTCAACACGCGCCTGCCCCGAACCATCCGGATTACCCATGCGGAATACGTTCCGCCCGGTTTCCATGCCCGGTTCAGCGCCACGGGAAAAACCTACCGTTACTGTATTTCACGCGCGCCCATCCTCAACCCTTTTGACGCCGGGCTGGCCTGGCACCGCCCTCTGGCATGGAGCGTGGATATTCTGGAACAGGCGGTACACCTGTTCCGGGGAACGCATAACTTCACTGCCTTTGCCGCCCTGCGCGGCAATGAACCGCGCCCTATTCCGGAGGATTACTTCCGCCGGACCATCATGCAGGCGCAAGTGGAACAGGCGGGGGAACATGTCTTCATCACCTTTACCGGAACGGGCTTCCTCTACAAAATGGTGCGCCTCATGACGGGCGCCGCCCATGAAGCCGCACGGGGAAAAATAACGCTGGACGAACTGGCGCGCCTCATCAACGTTCCGCTCCCGGATGACAAAAGCCCGTTTTGCGCCCCGCCGGACGGACTCACGCTGATGCAGGTCCACTACCCGGAAGAAACGTTCGGAGACAAAAAGAAATAA
- a CDS encoding ABC transporter ATP-binding protein produces the protein MITAANLHRSYSIGKKSIEILHGVDLHIAAGEKVFLCGPSGAGKTTLMYTLAGLETPQEGKVMIDGTDIYALSATARSVFRNRNMGFIFQNYLLMPELTALENACLASSIGRRPRVEYVRELMERVGLSHRLNHLPSELSGGEQQRVAIARALANDAPIIFADEPTGNLDRKNGAEVLDLLFGLADESRKTLVIVTHDEHLARRGDRIITIMDGQAV, from the coding sequence GTGATTACCGCCGCCAACCTCCACCGCAGCTATTCCATCGGCAAGAAGTCCATTGAAATCCTGCATGGGGTGGATTTGCACATCGCCGCCGGAGAGAAGGTGTTCCTGTGCGGACCCAGCGGGGCCGGAAAGACCACGCTGATGTATACGCTGGCCGGATTGGAAACGCCTCAAGAGGGAAAGGTAATGATTGACGGTACGGACATTTACGCCTTGTCCGCCACGGCCCGGTCCGTGTTCCGGAACCGGAACATGGGGTTTATTTTCCAGAATTACCTGCTGATGCCGGAATTGACGGCACTGGAAAACGCCTGTCTGGCTTCCTCCATCGGCCGGAGGCCGCGAGTGGAATATGTGAGGGAACTGATGGAGCGCGTGGGCTTGTCCCACCGCCTGAACCATCTGCCCAGCGAGCTGAGCGGCGGGGAACAGCAGCGCGTGGCAATTGCCCGCGCCCTGGCGAACGACGCCCCCATTATTTTTGCGGATGAACCCACCGGAAATTTGGACCGGAAGAACGGAGCGGAGGTGCTGGATCTTTTATTCGGCCTGGCGGACGAGTCCCGCAAAACGCTGGTGATTGTGACGCATGACGAACATCTGGCAAGGAGAGGGGACCGCATTATTACGATTATGGACGGGCAGGCCGTCTGA
- the nadD gene encoding nicotinate (nicotinamide) nucleotide adenylyltransferase, translating to MTVKLCIFGGSFDPVHEGHVCVAGHARKYYGMDRVLFMPCSLSPLKEQAPSVTDDQRCRMIELALQGLDWAVLDRTDLELPPPSWSWRVAERTAERYPGAELFWLMGKDQWDSLEQWGRWEYLSSLVTFIVYRRGGAPSPRKGVRALFIEGDEPASSTRIRYDLRSGVCPVPHLNRKVEELIRREGLYGAARV from the coding sequence ATGACGGTGAAGCTGTGTATTTTCGGCGGTTCGTTTGATCCCGTGCATGAGGGGCATGTTTGCGTGGCCGGGCATGCACGGAAATATTACGGAATGGACCGCGTGCTGTTTATGCCGTGTTCCCTGTCTCCGCTGAAGGAACAGGCCCCCTCCGTGACGGATGACCAGCGTTGCCGGATGATTGAGCTGGCTCTTCAAGGGCTGGATTGGGCTGTGCTTGACCGGACGGATTTGGAACTTCCGCCTCCTTCATGGTCATGGAGGGTGGCTGAGCGGACGGCGGAGCGTTATCCCGGTGCGGAATTGTTCTGGCTGATGGGCAAGGATCAGTGGGATTCTCTGGAACAGTGGGGACGCTGGGAATATTTGTCCAGCCTGGTGACGTTCATTGTTTACCGCCGCGGCGGGGCTCCATCACCCAGGAAAGGGGTGCGCGCCCTTTTCATTGAAGGGGATGAACCCGCTTCTTCCACCCGCATACGGTATGATTTGCGTTCGGGCGTATGTCCGGTTCCCCATCTGAACCGGAAGGTGGAGGAGCTGATCAGGAGGGAAGGGCTGTACGGCGCGGCACGCGTCTAG
- a CDS encoding alpha-L-fucosidase gives MNKLTTLFLGTVLSSSMLPGWTAAPPKPYGAIPTPAQIKWQRMEFYGFIHFGLNTFTGREWGYGDEDPKIFNPTDFNASDIVSTFKKGGMKGMIYTAKHHDGFCAWPTKSTDHNITKSPWKNGKGDVVREFALACKKHGIKFGTYLSPWDRNNADYGKDGYLDVYYKQIRELLTNYGPVFEIWFDGANGGDGYYGGAREKRNIGDAEKYYNFEKIVEMIRKIQPGCIIWGAGHHGDARWGGSEKGHVNYPHWSTVGLNGGGGGTGMRGGERWVPAEGDTTINHAGWFWHQGQASRVKSPEELMQVWFDSVGRGANLILNVAADKTGRLDPADVKSLLEFKELRDKLYARDYALGATVTASQTRGNDKKFSPSNMTDGNIETYWAVEDDNLTPTAIITLPKPATFDVIRLREQTRLGQRVDSFNIDAFINGKWVCIDNEGKTIGNQVMRRLPRPITTQKLRLRITGSQATPCISEFSLFRQPAGAVRPSIFRRGDNLIIIADGKNKILYTTDGSEPKAGSPVYSQGAKFTKCGTVKARCQFSNGKLGPVSQAKFGISKTGWKVKTATSGNAAAAIDDNPETSWLAKAEAPQSFVVDMGKPYQVSSFSYLPRQDGKTSGMTDKYQFEVSADGKNWTKAAEGEFSNLRANPIEQSINLKNVNEPVRYFRFIGTRSLDGNSASAAEINVFGTPADK, from the coding sequence ATGAATAAGCTAACAACACTCTTCCTCGGAACAGTTCTCTCTTCCTCCATGCTTCCCGGCTGGACCGCAGCACCGCCCAAACCATACGGCGCAATTCCTACACCTGCCCAAATCAAATGGCAGCGCATGGAATTCTACGGTTTCATCCACTTTGGCCTGAATACGTTCACGGGACGGGAATGGGGTTACGGCGATGAAGACCCGAAAATCTTCAACCCCACGGATTTTAATGCCTCCGATATCGTCTCCACCTTTAAAAAAGGCGGAATGAAAGGAATGATTTATACGGCCAAACATCATGACGGCTTCTGCGCCTGGCCCACCAAATCCACGGACCACAACATCACCAAAAGTCCTTGGAAAAACGGCAAAGGAGATGTAGTCAGGGAATTCGCCCTTGCCTGCAAAAAGCATGGTATCAAATTCGGCACCTACCTCAGCCCCTGGGACCGCAACAACGCGGATTACGGCAAAGATGGCTACCTGGACGTTTACTATAAACAAATCCGGGAATTGCTGACCAATTACGGGCCTGTCTTTGAAATCTGGTTTGACGGAGCCAATGGAGGAGACGGCTATTACGGAGGAGCCAGGGAAAAGCGCAATATCGGTGACGCGGAAAAATACTATAACTTTGAAAAAATCGTGGAAATGATCCGCAAAATCCAGCCCGGCTGCATCATCTGGGGAGCGGGCCACCACGGAGACGCCCGCTGGGGAGGCTCCGAAAAAGGCCACGTCAATTATCCCCATTGGAGCACCGTAGGGCTGAACGGCGGAGGCGGAGGCACCGGCATGCGCGGCGGAGAACGCTGGGTGCCGGCGGAAGGAGACACCACCATCAACCATGCCGGCTGGTTCTGGCATCAGGGACAGGCATCCCGCGTCAAATCCCCTGAAGAACTTATGCAGGTATGGTTTGATTCCGTAGGCCGCGGAGCTAACCTCATTCTGAACGTGGCGGCGGACAAAACAGGCAGACTGGATCCTGCGGATGTCAAATCCCTGCTGGAATTCAAGGAACTGCGCGATAAGCTATATGCTAGGGATTACGCGTTGGGAGCAACCGTCACAGCCAGCCAGACGCGCGGCAACGACAAAAAATTCTCTCCCTCCAACATGACGGACGGCAACATTGAAACCTACTGGGCCGTGGAAGATGACAATCTGACCCCCACCGCCATTATTACGCTGCCCAAACCCGCCACTTTCGACGTCATCCGGCTGCGCGAACAAACACGCCTGGGACAACGCGTGGACTCCTTCAATATTGACGCTTTCATCAATGGCAAATGGGTTTGTATCGACAATGAAGGGAAAACCATCGGCAACCAGGTCATGCGCCGCCTGCCCCGCCCCATCACCACCCAGAAACTGCGTCTGCGCATCACGGGCAGCCAGGCCACGCCCTGCATCTCGGAATTCTCCCTCTTCCGCCAGCCCGCGGGCGCCGTACGGCCCTCCATTTTCCGCCGCGGAGACAACCTTATCATCATCGCGGACGGCAAAAATAAAATCCTGTACACGACGGACGGCAGCGAACCCAAGGCAGGATCTCCCGTTTACAGCCAGGGTGCTAAATTTACGAAGTGCGGCACTGTCAAAGCCCGCTGCCAATTCTCCAACGGTAAACTGGGCCCCGTCAGCCAGGCCAAATTCGGCATCAGCAAAACCGGATGGAAAGTGAAAACCGCCACATCCGGAAATGCGGCGGCGGCCATCGACGACAACCCGGAAACCTCCTGGCTAGCCAAGGCGGAAGCGCCTCAATCCTTTGTGGTGGATATGGGAAAACCGTACCAGGTTTCCAGCTTCTCCTACCTTCCCAGACAGGATGGGAAAACCTCCGGCATGACGGATAAATACCAATTTGAAGTAAGCGCGGATGGGAAGAACTGGACGAAAGCGGCGGAAGGGGAATTCTCCAATCTGCGCGCCAACCCCATTGAGCAATCCATTAATCTCAAGAACGTGAATGAACCCGTGCGTTATTTCCGCTTCATCGGCACCAGATCTCTGGACGGCAACAGCGCCTCCGCCGCGGAAATAAACGTTTTCGGCACTCCCGCAGACAAATAA
- the rph gene encoding ribonuclease PH: MTASVMIPRMERQDKRLVDQLRPISFETGIAPNATASVLVTFGRTKVICAVTIEEDVPRWMKVQRVEGGWLTAEYSMLPYSTLDRKRRDITAGKLDGRSSEIQRLIGRSLRAAVDLGKIGQRTIWVDCDVLQADGGTRTASITGASVALAIAVNKLVAEGKLAESPMKRLVSAVSVGILGGEALLDLCYVEDKDAEVDMNLVMTDQGEFVEVQGSGEEAVFTADQMNRMLELGRKGLEEIAELQRQVIAEEDRPDAGALEGLSSFFGSGR, encoded by the coding sequence ATGACGGCATCCGTCATGATTCCCCGCATGGAACGTCAGGATAAACGACTTGTGGACCAGTTGCGTCCGATCAGCTTTGAAACGGGTATTGCCCCGAATGCCACGGCTTCCGTGCTGGTGACTTTCGGACGCACCAAGGTGATTTGCGCCGTTACGATTGAGGAGGATGTGCCCCGCTGGATGAAGGTTCAGCGTGTGGAGGGAGGATGGCTGACGGCGGAGTATTCCATGCTTCCCTATTCCACGCTTGACCGTAAACGCCGGGATATTACGGCGGGGAAACTGGACGGACGTTCCAGCGAGATCCAGCGTCTGATCGGCCGTTCTCTGAGGGCGGCCGTGGATCTGGGCAAGATTGGCCAGCGCACGATTTGGGTGGACTGCGACGTCTTACAGGCTGATGGCGGTACCCGCACCGCTTCCATTACCGGGGCTTCCGTAGCTCTGGCCATTGCCGTAAACAAGCTTGTCGCGGAAGGAAAACTGGCGGAGTCTCCCATGAAGAGGCTGGTTTCCGCCGTATCCGTGGGAATACTGGGGGGAGAGGCTCTGCTGGATCTCTGCTATGTGGAGGACAAGGATGCGGAAGTGGACATGAATCTGGTGATGACCGACCAGGGAGAGTTTGTGGAGGTGCAGGGTTCCGGTGAAGAGGCCGTGTTCACGGCTGACCAGATGAACAGGATGCTGGAATTAGGCCGCAAGGGGCTGGAAGAGATTGCAGAACTCCAGCGGCAGGTGATTGCCGAGGAGGACAGGCCGGACGCCGGAGCTTTGGAAGGGTTGAGTTCCTTTTTCGGCAGCGGCAGGTAG